Within the Phycodurus eques isolate BA_2022a chromosome 15, UOR_Pequ_1.1, whole genome shotgun sequence genome, the region AGCATGACGAGTATTAAATGTGCGCGCTGCAATTATTGGAGAGCAAAAATGATTCCACAAAATGTACGTGTGTACACTAGTGTACTGTAAAGTGTTAACTGGAAGCCTCCAAGCATTTATGAACTGTCACACCGACTGcaaatatttacacattaagcTCCAATCATTTTATGGCGAGTTACGTTCAACCTGAAATGTACGTTTGCAGAGGGTttcgatgatgatgataataataataataataacaacaatataaaTCTGTACGAAATGTGAATGCGTTTGTTTACTCCATCCGGAACAAAGCTCGACACCTTTTCGCCGGCTCATTCTGCACTACTACGACGTCTTACTAACTAGTTAGCTGACAGCCTTGGGTGGCCTAACACCGCCGAGACGTTGTTTTCACCTTTAAAAGTATTGAAATGAGTAAACAGAGCAAACCAACCTCTTGACGGCGTCTGCTTCACTCACAACGATGTTGCCCGCCTCTTCTTCTGACGCCATGTTGGAATTCAAATCACGAGGACATATCGCGAGAGCAGCAGGACGAGGCGAGACCCCCTTGGCTCTACAGCGACACCACAGGCGGGAAGGAGAACAAACACTATCTAGAGACTCATGGCCTCCAAATAtcatgtaaataataataataataataataataataataataaaggtttGTTTGTACCTGACATTGACTGGTGCCCAGCTGACCCACGACCATAATGAGGATGTACACTATACTGTACCTGATTTCAGAAGAAGAATCAgaaagacatgaaaaaaaacacagtcattgagcaataaaaggttaccagtaatgtggtaatgccgaaaATCTTTTTTGACAATTGCGCAAAAAGATCCATAGTCCTCtggcaattagagcagtttgaaatgactcgtagaacaatagtccggtgcaatggccattgtgcaaaggcgcagagacttcaagaattgtatgcagtttaaagtgactagtcgtgcgataatctgggtcaatgtcgattgtgcaaatgttgcagatgctactcaggcacatgagtggccagtattgtaTATATACTTTCTGTCTCCAACGTGttgtctgtcaattgaccgtctgttgtcgtagtcgagcggctccgacgaccggagacaaattccttgtgtgttttttggacatacttggcaaataaagaggattctgattctgatgttgcttGAATAAACCTGATACACattggacctttttttttcttttacttcaaCAGAACCTATTTCATTAACTGGGTACctgaaatacacaaaaacactgTGATTAAAAACTGAGTATATCGGAAAAATCTGATGAACAACACATCGATGgcttttgtaatacatttttaaactaTAAAGCGACTTTGTGAGTACACTGTATACGGTATCTAGTGCCGTCATGGAACGTATCTAGTGTATTAAACCATCAGCTGTAACAAGTAGCAGAATTCCAAAGGAGCATTCGAGCATTTACCATTTAAGCACTTCACATTTGACTGTGAGCATTGTTCACGACACATGAGCAGGCGAGACCACCTGAGCGTCACACATCTTTAGGGGTTTTTGCAGCTGTTAGGCACACAAAGGAGGAGGGCAATGAGAAAGAACCCTGGGGGACACCATAAATGCCTCCGGGCTATTGCTCAGTCGCATAACGGCGACGCGTTCACCTCCCCTTTGGCCCTGAATGGCCGCACATCTGTGACGCTCAAACAACAACTTTACAACCGACTCGTCCGTCCAGCCATTCTCAGTTGGGCTTGTTCGCCTTGTGGGGGAGCCTATCACCGCTgcctattccccccccccaaaaaaaggtgaCCTTTTGGTGATATAAGTGCAATTTTCTGCTGCGTTTTCACGCCACTACTGATTGTTagtctgtttattttatttttaattgctcATGTAGAGCAAATTATTGCCACATTGGCTTCTTCATAGCTATAATGAGGATCATTGCAAGGAAATATTCCTGTCGCTCTGCTGCTCGTGCGTTCGCCTTGACTTGCGCAGAGTCACAAAGTTGTTTAGTGGCTGAAAAGGACAAATAGCGACCTAAGGGGGCACGCTTTTCCTTTGAGGAGTCCATCAATTAGCATGACAAGCTCACCGATTAACATAAGAAGCGTCAAAGGTCAGCAATGACGAGCTggagcacaaaaaaagaaacgccAACATTCGAACCAGATGGCTGGCAATCAATAACTGAGTGCAGCGCCCCCCTGCGGACGTGACGGCGGGCCGTTGGCCATTTGGCTGACGTCACGCGTCCACGTGTCTCGGCGGACTATTTAAGCGGCGGAGAAGGCCGGGGGGCGTCGTCACATCACGCCGGACGTCATGGAGCCTCTCGCCGAAAACGTCAACAATTTGACGGCCTTCTCCGTGGAGGACATCCTGGACCCCCGGAAGTTCACCGGGACCGCCACAGGTCAGTGGACGCACGGGtggtcacttcattaggcacagcATCTGATGACGTCGCCAGGCTTCGTTCGTGTTTCTCGCCTCAATATTTTTGGGCCACAATAACACACGTTTATTATTATTGCGCATCCTTTTGAATTGAGCTCTTCAGTGGTCAGCGAGCGCACTTTCACTGGGTTTTTGGAGTTAGTTCgagattgtattattttgttttgtcaaatcGAATCTGTCCCCTCTGCAAAACAGTTGAAATCCTtttgaacttgtttttttatttttttattttcccggGCTACTCTTGAACCCATCGTGAAAAGTCAAGAAACTCGCACTCCTTCTTTCAGCAGCAATTCTCGGAGCGCAACCAGAAGTGTTGAGGAAAAAACCTTTTGGAAGTATTTGAGTACATTCGGGTCACTTTAGGGCAGTATTTCAGAAGATTTAAAGAGTATTTAGGTCACTTTCAAGACTACGATTAGGACTATTTTCGTGATCATTTTCGTCGATGTGGGAGTATTTCGGTAAATTGTGTACATGGCGGTGACTTGTCGGGAGTATTGTTGGAGTGGATTTAGCGAAGTTGTAGGAAGTATTTGGGTGGGCTGGAAAGGAGTGGGCGACATCTGCATAACATTTCCGTTAGAGGTGATGAAACTGTTCTGCATGGATTTATGACACGTTGAGGGCGTATTTCAGTAGGTTTGCGGAGATCGAATGCAGGACAATACTGCATTGATGAGCcttgtttggtttggtttttttcctcgTCAGCGGCTGCGCGAGAAGCCGGCAGAGAGAAAGAACACCCGGCGGCAGGCGGCGCTCGCGGAccgtcgccgtcgccgtcgcGCCGGCCCAAGAAGCGCGCGCGCACGGCCTTCGCGCCGGCCCAGCTTGAAATTCTGGAGCTGAGCTTCCGCCGCTGTCGCTACTTGAGCCTCGCCGAGCGCCACGCCCTCGCCGGCGCGCTGCGCCTGAGCCACGCGCAGGTCAAGATCTGGTTCCAGAACCGACGCACCAagtggaggaaggaggagggcCCGCGGGCCGAGGAGCGCCACGCACCCGAGGTCGTCGTCCTCGCTCGCCTGCACGCAGCTCCGCCCCCTCGCTGCGCAGACGACACGCCCTCTTTGTTACTGCTGACATCGTCATCAACTGAGAAACTCGTGCGGCGGCGTGGGATCCACGTGACCATCGTaaactgatcaccgatcagctGATCCTATTTTTCTGACTTTCGTCAAGCGTCGTAagttattttgaataaaaatgattattcaTGCTGGGCCTGTTGCTTGTTTGGCCGCATGGTGGCGCTGCATCACACTAATcaacttttcccattgaaatgaatgaaaatatcatTCATCgcttcccccaaaaaaacaacctccaaaattgcacattttggggggggggaaataggaTTGTACTTTTTGAAAACATACTGTAGTAACATAATTCAAAAGAATGTAAATAGTTTGGGCATCATGAGTTCCCCTAATTTAATGGACATTGCGCTGCTCCCACTGGTGTGGGTGCCTTGGCCgccagggggcagtatattaCATAGATAATACGTACATGAAGCAGACGGTTGTAACTAAGCTTCAGTAATATGTCATTTTTTGCAGAGAATAAACAATATAAGCCTGCGATTAATATTAAACgatttgtctacatgtgtcgctgcaccatttgtgctcAACGATCCTTTGGTTACAGGTTCACAGTTAGCGTGATGTCGATGCTCGGTCTATGGCCTTTCCCGTTAGGTGTCAGCGTTATGCCGGCGGACTTTCGTGAACAAACGACGTTTCGTTTtgaattcttttatttatttatttattttttattttttatttttttataaacagtCCGTCACAAAAGAAATAACAGCGAGTGAATCATTCTTACGCTGAAAGTCAAATGTAAACGTTAGGTTTAGTTTTACAGCACGCTTCAACTGGCAATAAACATTGTGGATATGGTTCCAATATGTTCTTATACGGCGAGCGTGTGCAGCTACCAGCGGGGGAAGAATGTTTCAGAACATAATTGCGCTCCTATGACAAATAGTGTGactatttgtgtgcgtgcgtgtgtgtgtgtgtgtgtgtgtttgcctccGGCGTGATAAGAAAAGTCAGGAATGAGAAACAGATGAAGGCCAACGTAAACAAAGGTGCTGATTGGTCACGAGGGAAGACGAGAAGAGTGTGAAAGAACAGGAAAAGAAAGGCAAAAGATTGAAGGGAGAAAACAAATTAAGCGTAAACAAGTCGGCAGAGAAGTCCAAAAGTTGCGATTAGACTTCAGCAACGTTTGCTTGGAATTTGTGCAACGAAAAGATTCAaaggagtttgttttttttgtttacaaaaggTAAGAAACTGAGCCGTTTCAAACCATAACCCTCGAttaaaaccctcatttgaaactgcAACTCTTGTTTGATGCCCTAATTCCGGTTCAAAGCCTAATTCGAAACCCAAACTCATATGCGCACGTCGCCGTGAACGTGTCGTTTctcaagatggaggtccgtcgtcgattcagcacagtagttgggaatgtttttatatatttatttgaaaaagaaacgcccgattaaaaaaaacaacttatagGCAGTTAAAAACAAGCTCTCCGTCGACgggagccgccatatttacgTCGCCGAAGACCGAGCGTGGCGAAAACGGCCTTCCGATCGGTTGGCAAAAGGAAAAGCGCACCCCCGTGAAACCcgatgaaattccattcggattcggCCTTCGGTCGATTCCGATTGACGTGCTTATAAAAAATTGAtgcgcttttaaaaaaaaaaaaaaaagtatagatcAACATTGCACggtgcaatgcatgctgggaaccaCGCAGCTTCACACCTCTGCTGCTTTTGGCGCCTCCACCAATTTGTTGCGTTATCACCTCAAATACTCTAAGACGAtcttttattgtgaaataacAGTAAACTGGTGATTTCACAATAAAACGCTCGATAGCGTACCTTACTGACTTTGTCCGAGCTCGCGTGAAATCCCGCTTGAGGCAAATTTCCAAACGACATAGTGCagtatgttactgtattttttgttttccaaaaatagACCAACGTATGTTGTATGATGTCAACCGAAATGGCGTGATGCCGTGGAAGCTACAGTCAATCGCTTTGAAGGGTTTGACTGTATGGTATGAGGTCAAGGACTGGAGAATTCACAGCAAtgtagtttgattgaagacgcATTTGATCCCCCTCCcctttctgttgttgttgtcacctgAGGAAAGTTCAGACCGTAGCCGTGCTCCAGATCGACCGCGACACCGCGAAGTCAGGATGAACGAAGGTTTTCTCGAAAAGCTGTTTTTGCTCTCCGCCGTAacaaaacacccaaagacaaatCTGTTGAGTTGCTCTTTCAAAGATGActcagcatctttttttttgctcttgatTTCTTCTTCTGGCCTGGTTGATTTCCTCCCCCGGCTGGAATGTCTCATGTGTCTCACCAAGCTCCTCCCTTGGCcgggacaggaaaaaaaaaggctgagggGCCTCaaagaagacgaggaggaggaggaggcagactGGAAAACAATCAGCGGTCGTCAGCGTCTTCTTCACGCCGCGCCTCCAGCAGGGAAGACGACGCTTGTTCCCCTCTTGCCGGGCCGCACATCTGCCCCTCACATGCTCCTCGCTCAGCGCGCCCACTGAGCtgctgtcttcttcttcttcttcttcttcttcttcttgtagcCATGAGGAGGTTCCCGGCCACGGCGGCGGCGTGCCTGCTCTTGATGCTGTTTGGCGTCTTGCTGTGCGCCGGCGAGGCGGACGGCGGGGGGGCTCGGGCGAGGGAGGTCCGGCGGGCGCCGGAGAGACGGGGGCCGGCGGGGGTCGACCGGGAGACCGTGTCGGACGAGCCCGCGGCGGAGGTGGAGAAAGTCAaacccaagaagaagaaaacgccGCAGGAGGTGGAGGCAGGTGAGGCGGAATTGGAGGTGTCAAAGTCAAGGCCGGGGGGCCCTATTTGGCCCACTAAGTCATTTTATGTAGCCCGCTAAAGCAAATCAGTGATGGATGGAGACAACGGTGGACAAAACTAGTCGACTATATGGTGCTCTAGCTCAAAATCCCTGAAAAGTAAGGAGGGAGTATTTGATTCCTCGTTTCAGCCCGACGGTCGACTACGTCGTGCACTATACGAAAATCTTCGCGTCGTGATTTGGGGGTGcattcggaatcattcactcattccctactccgtGATCGCTATGGAAGGATTCTAGTGGACTCTTTAAGAAGGATATAGAAAGgcgggagtagggaatgagcgAATCGGAATCATTCATCCGTGGACTCTCGGGCTTCACAGTGAATCCAATACTCCCCAGTCACTGAAAAGGGATTTCAAGTGGACATCTTAGTCAAGCGTCCACTGGGAGGTCCACCA harbors:
- the pnx gene encoding homeobox protein pnx, with product MEPLAENVNNLTAFSVEDILDPRKFTGTATAAAREAGREKEHPAAGGARGPSPSPSRRPKKRARTAFAPAQLEILELSFRRCRYLSLAERHALAGALRLSHAQVKIWFQNRRTKWRKEEGPRAEERHAPEVVVLARLHAAPPPRCADDTPSLLLLTSSSTEKLVRRRGIHVTIVN